A region from the Acidiferrobacter sp. SPIII_3 genome encodes:
- the aroC gene encoding chorismate synthase produces MSGNTYGRLFCVTSFGESHGPAIGCVIDGCPPGLALSEADIQPDLDRRRPGTSRHTTQRREDDRVRILSGVFEGVTTGAPIGLLIENTDARSQDYKKIAEVFRPGHADYTYQQKYGRRDYRGGGRSSARETATRVAAGAVARAYLRSCLGIVVRGYLAQLGPYRAATVDWDAVTENPFFCPDRALVPELEAYMDALRRTGDSIGALVTVVAENVPPGLGEPVFDRLDADIAHAMMSINAVKGVEIGDGFAVVTARGSESRDEITPEGFLANHAGGILGGISSGQDIVVRLALKPTASIRIPGRTVDREGMAAEVVTTGRHDPCVGIRATPIAEAMLCLVLMDHVLRHRGQNAEVRSATPRIPARPD; encoded by the coding sequence TTTGTGTGACGAGCTTTGGCGAGAGCCATGGCCCGGCGATCGGCTGCGTGATCGACGGATGCCCGCCCGGGCTTGCCCTTTCGGAGGCCGATATTCAGCCCGACCTCGACCGCAGACGTCCCGGGACGTCCCGCCACACGACGCAACGGCGCGAGGACGATCGGGTGCGCATCCTCTCGGGGGTATTCGAGGGCGTCACCACCGGTGCGCCGATCGGGCTTTTGATCGAAAATACCGATGCCCGCTCGCAGGATTACAAGAAGATCGCCGAGGTCTTTCGGCCAGGACACGCCGATTACACCTACCAGCAGAAGTACGGCCGGCGCGATTACCGCGGGGGCGGGCGATCGTCGGCACGCGAGACCGCGACGCGCGTGGCGGCCGGCGCCGTCGCGCGCGCCTACCTGCGTTCATGTCTCGGTATCGTCGTGCGCGGCTATCTGGCGCAGCTCGGACCGTATAGGGCGGCCACCGTCGACTGGGATGCGGTCACGGAAAACCCGTTTTTCTGTCCAGACCGCGCGCTCGTTCCGGAACTCGAGGCCTATATGGATGCGCTGCGCCGCACCGGGGATTCGATCGGCGCGCTCGTTACGGTGGTGGCCGAGAATGTCCCCCCGGGGCTCGGCGAACCGGTCTTCGACCGGCTCGACGCCGACATCGCCCACGCCATGATGAGCATCAATGCCGTGAAGGGCGTGGAGATCGGCGACGGCTTTGCGGTCGTAACCGCGCGCGGCTCCGAGAGCCGCGATGAGATCACTCCGGAGGGATTTCTCGCCAATCACGCGGGCGGTATCCTCGGAGGCATCTCGTCCGGCCAGGATATCGTCGTGCGACTGGCCCTGAAACCCACGGCCAGCATCCGTATCCCGGGACGCACGGTGGATCGGGAAGGCATGGCGGCCGAGGTCGTGACCACCGGCCGACATGACCCGTGCGTCGGTATCCGTGCCACCCCCATCGCCGAGGCCATGCTCTGTCTGGTACTGATGGATCATGTGTTACGCCACCGCGGACAGAACGCCGAAGTGCGTAGCGCCACGCCGCGCATACCGGCCCGTCCCGACTAG
- a CDS encoding MFS transporter → MSLSHHHPRNDWPRSAFYACYFSALGVLLPYWPLYLRQRGFGPRALGDLMALLALSRVVAPYVGGALSDRLGHRMTAVRGAAVLAFACFLTIPYAHGFAAMAAVMMAFSFFWYATLPPVEASTLAFHGDRYGRIRLWGSIGFIIAVLGLGPVLDRFGAATVVPVIAMLLFGLWLTTLGLAPLTPPAATGARPPIQPGLLPFLAACFLMQVSYGPYYTFYSLYLAHYGYSKAAIGALWALGVICEVLVFWQAGRFFAHFRESRLLAFTFALAIVRWILIALFPRSWPLLALAQTFHAFTFGLYHAVAVRLVSRFAGPGAKARAQAIYGTAAGAGAAAGAAMSGYLWVALGREGMFLAAAAVAAVGFAIIARHQIAPVEPAV, encoded by the coding sequence ATGTCCTTGAGCCATCATCACCCCCGTAACGACTGGCCGCGGTCGGCGTTTTATGCGTGCTACTTCAGCGCGCTCGGGGTGCTCTTGCCCTATTGGCCGCTGTACCTGCGTCAGCGCGGCTTCGGGCCGCGGGCGTTGGGGGATCTGATGGCCCTGCTGGCGCTCTCGCGGGTCGTCGCCCCCTATGTCGGCGGGGCCTTGAGCGACCGCCTCGGGCACCGGATGACGGCGGTGCGCGGCGCCGCGGTGCTTGCGTTCGCGTGTTTTCTCACCATCCCTTACGCGCACGGTTTCGCGGCCATGGCGGCGGTCATGATGGCCTTCAGCTTCTTTTGGTATGCCACGCTGCCCCCGGTGGAGGCCAGCACCCTGGCCTTCCATGGCGATCGCTATGGGCGCATCCGCCTATGGGGGTCGATCGGCTTTATCATCGCCGTGCTCGGGCTCGGACCGGTCCTGGATCGCTTCGGGGCAGCAACGGTCGTGCCGGTCATCGCCATGCTGCTCTTCGGGCTGTGGCTCACAACCCTCGGCCTCGCGCCGCTTACACCGCCGGCGGCGACCGGCGCACGGCCACCGATCCAGCCGGGGCTGTTGCCATTTCTCGCGGCCTGTTTTCTGATGCAGGTGAGCTACGGCCCCTATTACACGTTCTACTCGCTCTATCTCGCGCATTATGGCTACAGCAAGGCGGCCATCGGTGCCCTGTGGGCCCTGGGCGTGATCTGCGAGGTACTGGTGTTCTGGCAGGCTGGGCGGTTTTTCGCGCATTTTCGCGAGTCGCGGCTGCTGGCCTTTACCTTCGCGCTCGCCATCGTGCGCTGGATCCTGATCGCGCTGTTCCCGCGATCATGGCCGCTCCTTGCGCTCGCACAGACCTTTCACGCCTTCACCTTCGGGCTCTACCATGCCGTCGCGGTCCGGCTCGTGAGCCGTTTCGCGGGTCCCGGCGCCAAGGCCCGCGCCCAGGCCATCTACGGCACGGCCGCCGGGGCCGGCGCGGCGGCCGGGGCGGCCATGAGCGGCTATCTGTGGGTGGCGCTCGGGCGCGAGGGGATGTTCCTGGCGGCGGCCGCGGTCGCTGCCGTCGGGTTTGCCATCATCGCGCGCCACCAGATTGCGCCCGTCGAACCGGCCGTCTAA
- the leuC gene encoding 3-isopropylmalate dehydratase large subunit yields the protein MAKTLYDKLWDSHVVRELADGTCLLYIDRQLVHEVTSPQAFAGLRARARGLWRPDANLAVADHNVPTRDRALGIADATSRRQVEALEQNCRDFQVPLFAMNDVRQGIVHVTGPEQGATLPGMTIVCGDSHTSTHGAFGALAYGIGTSEVEQVLATQCLLQKRSRTMRVRLEGALPPGVGAKDMALAVIGRLGTAGGTGYAIEFAGSAVRALSMEGRMTLCNMAIEAGARAGLIGVDDTTIRYLAGRPFAPSGALWERAAAAWRNHVSDTGARFDQEWEIDVSALAPQVTYGTSPEMVVSVEGRVPDPAAERDPARREALTAALAYMDLRPGTAITDIAIDVVFIGSCTNARIEDLRAAAATVAGHRLAPGVRRALVVPGSGLVKRAAEAEGLDRIFTEAGFEWREPGCSMCLAMNADRLESGERCASTSNRNFEGRQGQGGRTHLVSPRMAAAAAIAGHFVDIRHDL from the coding sequence ATGGCAAAGACGCTTTATGACAAGTTGTGGGACAGCCACGTGGTCCGGGAATTGGCCGATGGGACGTGCCTTCTGTATATCGACCGCCAGCTGGTCCACGAAGTGACGAGCCCGCAGGCCTTCGCGGGCCTGCGGGCTCGCGCCCGGGGGCTCTGGCGGCCGGACGCCAATCTCGCGGTCGCCGACCACAATGTCCCGACCCGTGACCGGGCGCTTGGTATCGCGGATGCCACGTCACGCCGACAGGTCGAGGCCCTCGAGCAGAACTGTCGGGATTTTCAGGTCCCGCTTTTTGCCATGAACGACGTCCGTCAGGGGATCGTGCATGTCACGGGACCCGAGCAGGGCGCGACGCTCCCGGGGATGACCATAGTGTGCGGCGATTCGCATACTTCCACTCATGGGGCATTCGGCGCGCTCGCCTATGGTATCGGCACCTCCGAGGTCGAGCAGGTGCTGGCGACACAGTGTCTTTTGCAAAAACGTTCGCGGACCATGCGTGTGCGTCTTGAAGGTGCACTGCCGCCGGGTGTCGGCGCCAAAGACATGGCGCTTGCCGTGATCGGCCGGCTCGGGACCGCCGGCGGTACAGGCTACGCCATCGAATTCGCCGGCTCCGCGGTGCGCGCCTTGTCCATGGAGGGACGCATGACACTGTGCAACATGGCCATCGAGGCCGGCGCCCGGGCCGGCCTGATAGGCGTGGACGATACCACCATCCGCTATCTGGCGGGGCGCCCGTTTGCGCCAAGCGGTGCGCTTTGGGAGCGCGCCGCGGCGGCGTGGCGCAACCATGTGAGTGATACCGGCGCGCGCTTCGACCAGGAATGGGAGATCGACGTGAGCGCGCTTGCGCCGCAAGTGACCTACGGGACCTCGCCGGAGATGGTGGTCTCGGTCGAGGGGCGAGTGCCGGATCCCGCCGCCGAACGCGACCCGGCGCGGCGCGAGGCCCTGACGGCGGCTTTGGCCTATATGGATCTGCGCCCGGGGACCGCGATCACCGACATCGCCATCGACGTGGTGTTCATCGGATCCTGCACAAATGCCCGCATCGAGGATCTGCGCGCCGCGGCGGCCACGGTCGCCGGACATAGGCTTGCCCCCGGGGTACGCCGCGCGCTCGTGGTCCCGGGTTCGGGTCTCGTCAAGCGCGCCGCCGAGGCCGAAGGGCTCGACCGGATATTCACCGAGGCCGGTTTTGAGTGGCGCGAGCCGGGGTGCTCCATGTGTCTGGCCATGAACGCCGATCGCCTGGAGAGCGGCGAGCGCTGCGCGTCGACCTCGAATCGCAATTTCGAGGGACGCCAGGGCCAGGGTGGCCGCACCCATCTGGTCAGTCCGCGCATGGCGGCGGCGGCCGCAATCGCCGGGCACTTCGTCGATATCCGCCACGATCTTTGA
- the leuD gene encoding 3-isopropylmalate dehydratase small subunit: MQRFEKETGLVVPLDRLNVDTDAIIPKQFLKAVARTGFGANLFDNWRYLDHGEPGQETPRTPNPDFVLNKPRYQGASILLARGNFGCGSSREHAPWALLEYGIRAIVAPSFADIFYNNSLKNGLLPVVLPETVIDRLFEAVEATVGYSLTIDLRRQQVFAGDEEIGAFAIDAFRKECLLEGLDDIGWTLAHEAEIRDYETRRRNEAPWLFAPVGGHS, encoded by the coding sequence TTGCAACGCTTTGAGAAGGAAACGGGCCTCGTCGTCCCGCTCGACCGCTTGAATGTCGATACCGACGCGATCATCCCCAAGCAATTCCTGAAGGCCGTGGCACGCACCGGTTTTGGGGCCAACCTGTTCGATAACTGGCGTTATCTCGACCACGGCGAGCCGGGCCAGGAGACACCGCGCACGCCCAATCCGGATTTCGTCTTGAATAAGCCTCGCTACCAGGGCGCATCCATACTGCTTGCACGCGGCAACTTCGGTTGCGGATCGTCGCGCGAGCATGCCCCATGGGCCCTGCTTGAATATGGCATCCGCGCCATCGTGGCGCCAAGCTTTGCGGACATCTTTTACAACAACAGCCTGAAAAACGGCCTGCTGCCGGTGGTGTTGCCGGAGACGGTGATCGATCGGCTGTTCGAAGCGGTGGAGGCGACCGTCGGGTATTCGTTGACGATCGACCTGCGCCGCCAGCAGGTGTTCGCGGGAGATGAGGAAATCGGCGCCTTTGCGATCGACGCCTTCCGCAAGGAATGCCTGCTTGAGGGGCTCGATGATATCGGCTGGACGCTCGCCCACGAGGCCGAGATCCGCGACTATGAGACGCGCCGACGAAACGAGGCGCCGTGGTTGTTCGCGCCGGTGGGGGGGCATTCATGA
- the leuB gene encoding 3-isopropylmalate dehydrogenase, giving the protein MKKLAVLPGDGIGPEVAAEAVRVLECLRDESGLAVEIEYGLVGGAAYDVHGQPLPEETLKLACEADAILLGAVGGRQWEALPIALRPEKALLGLRAALGVFANLRPAILYPQLAGASTLRPEVVAGLDLMIVRELTGGIYFGEPRGIRTLDTGERQGFNTLVYSESEIERVAVRAFEIARTRAHRVCSVDKANVLEATELWREVVMRVACRYPDVTVSHMYVDNAAMQLVRAPKQFDVLVTTNMFGDILSDAAAMLTGSIGMLPSASLNETDRGLYEPIHGSAPDIAGKGIANPLATILSVAMMLRYSLHEPSLAARVEAAVSTVLDSGLRTADIREDGPAAVSTRAMGDAVVAALRSALS; this is encoded by the coding sequence ATGAAAAAGTTGGCGGTATTGCCGGGCGACGGTATCGGGCCGGAAGTGGCGGCGGAGGCGGTGCGTGTGCTGGAATGCCTGCGCGACGAGAGCGGTCTGGCCGTGGAGATCGAATACGGCCTGGTCGGGGGTGCGGCCTACGACGTTCACGGCCAGCCGTTGCCCGAAGAGACACTGAAGCTCGCGTGCGAGGCCGATGCGATTTTGCTCGGGGCGGTCGGCGGACGCCAATGGGAGGCCCTGCCGATCGCCCTTAGGCCCGAGAAGGCCCTGCTCGGCCTGCGCGCGGCGCTGGGCGTTTTTGCCAACCTGCGGCCCGCGATCCTGTATCCGCAGCTCGCGGGTGCCTCGACGCTGCGTCCCGAGGTGGTCGCCGGGCTCGATCTCATGATCGTGCGTGAACTCACGGGCGGCATCTATTTCGGGGAACCGCGCGGCATACGCACGCTGGATACCGGCGAACGCCAGGGCTTCAACACGCTGGTCTATTCCGAATCGGAGATCGAGCGGGTGGCGGTGCGTGCCTTCGAGATCGCCCGCACCCGCGCGCACCGGGTGTGCTCGGTGGACAAGGCCAATGTCCTCGAGGCCACCGAGCTATGGCGCGAGGTGGTGATGCGTGTCGCCTGCCGTTATCCGGACGTGACAGTCAGCCATATGTACGTCGATAACGCCGCCATGCAGCTGGTGCGGGCCCCCAAGCAGTTCGATGTGCTGGTCACGACCAATATGTTCGGCGACATCCTGTCGGACGCGGCGGCCATGCTCACCGGCTCGATCGGCATGCTGCCTTCGGCGTCGTTGAACGAGACCGACCGCGGGCTCTACGAGCCCATCCATGGCTCGGCGCCGGACATCGCCGGCAAGGGCATCGCCAATCCGTTGGCTACCATCCTGTCGGTGGCGATGATGCTGCGCTACAGCCTTCACGAGCCGTCATTGGCCGCGCGCGTCGAGGCGGCGGTATCGACGGTGCTCGATAGCGGCCTGCGCACAGCCGACATCCGCGAGGACGGACCGGCGGCCGTCTCTACCCGGGCCATGGGAGACGCCGTGGTTGCGGCGTTACGGTCCGCGCTCTCTTGA
- a CDS encoding aspartate-semialdehyde dehydrogenase: MTQTFDVAVVGATGAVGEVMLAMLAERKFPVRHLYALASQRSAGAKVRSGDNELTVLDLATFDFSKVQIGLFSAGGEISAIYAPKAAAAGCVVIDNTAHFRYEDDIPLVVPEVNPQDIARYKVRGIIANPNCSTIQMVVALKPLHDAVGIERINVCTYQSVSGTGKEALEELSAQSRAMLAGQPVTSKVYPKPIAFNVLPHIDVFLENGYTKEEMKMVWETNKIMGDPSIRVNPTTARVPVLYGHSEALHIETREKLTAAAARALLEKAPGVVVLDERRPGGYPTAVTESAGRDPVFVGRIREDLSHPRGLDLWVVSDNLRKGAALNSIQIAERLVATFL, from the coding sequence ATGACGCAAACTTTCGATGTCGCGGTGGTGGGGGCGACCGGCGCGGTCGGCGAGGTCATGTTGGCGATGCTCGCGGAACGTAAGTTTCCGGTACGCCATCTTTATGCACTGGCCTCGCAACGTTCGGCGGGGGCCAAGGTGCGGTCGGGCGATAACGAGCTTACGGTGCTCGACCTCGCGACCTTCGATTTCAGCAAGGTGCAGATCGGCCTGTTTTCGGCCGGCGGTGAGATCTCCGCGATCTATGCCCCGAAGGCGGCGGCCGCCGGCTGCGTTGTCATCGACAACACCGCCCATTTCCGCTACGAGGACGATATTCCGCTGGTGGTGCCCGAGGTGAACCCGCAGGATATCGCGCGATACAAGGTGCGCGGGATCATCGCCAATCCCAATTGCTCGACGATCCAGATGGTGGTGGCCTTGAAGCCGCTCCATGACGCGGTCGGCATCGAGCGCATCAACGTCTGCACCTATCAATCGGTATCAGGCACCGGGAAGGAGGCCCTGGAAGAGCTGTCAGCGCAGTCGCGCGCGATGCTCGCAGGCCAGCCCGTGACCAGTAAGGTCTATCCCAAACCTATCGCCTTCAATGTATTGCCCCATATTGATGTCTTTCTTGAGAATGGCTATACCAAGGAAGAGATGAAGATGGTGTGGGAGACGAACAAAATCATGGGCGACCCCTCGATTCGCGTGAATCCCACGACCGCGCGGGTGCCGGTGCTGTACGGCCACTCCGAGGCCCTGCACATCGAGACCCGCGAGAAACTGACGGCCGCCGCGGCCCGCGCGCTGCTCGAAAAGGCCCCCGGGGTCGTGGTCCTGGACGAGCGCCGGCCAGGCGGCTATCCGACCGCGGTAACCGAATCCGCGGGACGCGATCCGGTGTTCGTGGGTCGCATCCGCGAGGACTTGTCGCACCCACGCGGGCTCGATCTGTGGGTGGTGTCGGACAATCTGCGCAAGGGCGCGGCCTTGAACAGCATTCAGATCGCCGAGCGTTTGGTGGCGACGTTTTTATAG
- a CDS encoding FimV/HubP family polar landmark protein: MAKNRKHRSRMAPVLWATALFYAPLAQALGLGPLMVTSNLGQPLRAEIPLLSLHRSARHSVHVAIASGADFAAAGLRKSRALRAIHCSVRRAGGGYEIVLHSRQPIDEPFLHFLLHVRWSGGSLLHMYTALLNPTSGITMLPQGGSIPRVRPIATEAAASAPVRPQRSRHPATTVIRPGETLWAVATRTAPHAGTMPQALEAFLRTNPRAFFQRNVNDLRAGSVLKIPTAQEIRAISAHHATIWLASQDRAWRRYKTRLAQTPASAAGASAGVAGTLTRARLVPAIQRPLHIEAARLTTAAGADSGGKAGGATSFERRVQRLQKELQKTRRLMTLEDQELALLQRQAAARAAHSPVAATGTIAKAIPAAATHAAQPAGHALADATAVKPHPIPPVHRITAPVRPLPPPAPAPSFLSTLLSSERTPILGALLVIVLGGGLLVIRRRRQSMAEFEESILSGGGLSSEGQMPDTAGLPKTPDVSFLSEFSQGAAGGALHADEVDPLAEADVYLAYGRDEQAEEILREATTKEPARLELKLKLLEIYLQRHDKKAFEIVAEEIYAASEGRGPAWQKVEELGRKLDPANPLFKGNARVPQPDVGPVAGDDEPISSTGISDRIDFAAVARELAEVSAPRPASLDDGEGSLDWSTGDEALNTKSPGSSQAEPTIADQKEPESGLDDDGVLDFSLDLGRPSELVEDTEGRLPDASSAEDAQAESVDFQWDHSLEPATKTDAGAADEFAIRFDEDETQDLTARDLELGNSAPDQRATDALLAGELPFESAQGGAEEGELVLEADAHTDGQAIDTKLDLARVYIDMGDKDGARGILEEVCAEGSPAQRALAEQLMGTFA, encoded by the coding sequence ATGGCGAAGAATCGCAAACACCGGTCGAGAATGGCCCCCGTCCTCTGGGCGACCGCGCTATTCTATGCGCCGCTTGCGCAGGCCCTGGGCCTGGGGCCGCTTATGGTCACCTCGAACCTGGGACAACCGCTGCGCGCCGAGATCCCGCTTTTGTCGCTACACCGCAGTGCGCGCCACTCCGTGCACGTGGCGATCGCATCCGGCGCCGACTTTGCGGCCGCAGGCCTCCGGAAGTCGCGGGCCTTGCGCGCTATCCACTGCAGCGTCCGGCGCGCTGGCGGCGGCTATGAGATCGTGTTGCATAGCCGCCAGCCGATCGATGAACCGTTCCTGCATTTTCTGCTGCATGTGCGTTGGTCGGGCGGCTCCCTGTTGCACATGTATACCGCACTCCTGAATCCGACAAGCGGGATCACGATGCTGCCGCAGGGCGGATCGATACCGCGGGTCCGGCCGATCGCCACGGAGGCCGCCGCCTCGGCGCCGGTCCGGCCGCAGCGATCACGACACCCGGCCACCACCGTCATCCGTCCCGGGGAGACGCTATGGGCGGTGGCGACCCGCACAGCACCTCATGCCGGGACCATGCCGCAGGCGTTGGAGGCCTTTCTCCGCACCAACCCGAGGGCATTCTTTCAACGGAATGTGAACGACTTGCGTGCGGGGTCGGTGCTGAAAATCCCGACGGCCCAGGAGATCCGCGCGATCAGCGCGCACCATGCCACGATCTGGCTCGCGTCCCAGGACCGGGCCTGGCGCCGTTACAAGACGCGACTTGCGCAAACCCCGGCGAGTGCCGCCGGGGCGAGTGCCGGCGTTGCCGGGACACTGACGCGGGCACGTCTTGTGCCCGCCATCCAGCGGCCTTTGCACATCGAGGCCGCACGGCTGACTACGGCCGCCGGAGCCGATAGCGGCGGCAAGGCGGGCGGCGCGACCTCGTTCGAGCGCCGCGTGCAACGCCTGCAAAAGGAGCTGCAGAAGACCCGGCGGCTCATGACCCTGGAGGATCAGGAGCTCGCCTTATTGCAGCGACAGGCCGCAGCGCGCGCCGCCCATTCACCGGTGGCCGCCACCGGCACGATCGCCAAGGCCATCCCGGCGGCCGCCACGCACGCTGCGCAACCGGCCGGGCATGCCCTGGCCGACGCCACCGCGGTCAAGCCTCATCCGATCCCACCCGTACACCGGATCACCGCGCCGGTCAGGCCGCTGCCGCCGCCGGCGCCCGCGCCGTCGTTTCTGTCGACCCTGCTTTCCTCGGAACGCACCCCGATCCTGGGGGCCTTGCTGGTGATCGTCCTGGGCGGCGGACTGCTGGTGATTCGCAGGCGACGCCAGAGCATGGCGGAATTTGAAGAAAGCATCCTGTCGGGGGGCGGACTGAGTTCGGAAGGGCAGATGCCCGATACGGCGGGATTGCCAAAGACCCCGGATGTATCGTTTTTGAGTGAGTTCAGCCAAGGCGCCGCCGGCGGCGCCTTGCATGCCGACGAGGTCGATCCCTTGGCGGAGGCCGATGTCTACCTCGCCTATGGACGCGACGAACAGGCCGAGGAGATCCTGCGGGAGGCCACGACCAAGGAGCCGGCACGCCTGGAGCTGAAGCTGAAGCTGCTCGAGATCTATCTCCAGCGCCACGACAAGAAGGCCTTCGAGATCGTCGCCGAGGAGATCTATGCGGCCTCCGAGGGCCGTGGGCCGGCGTGGCAAAAGGTTGAGGAGCTGGGCCGTAAGCTTGATCCGGCTAACCCGCTTTTTAAGGGCAACGCGCGGGTCCCGCAACCGGATGTGGGACCGGTGGCAGGCGACGATGAGCCGATATCCAGTACGGGGATCTCCGATCGCATCGATTTCGCCGCCGTAGCCCGCGAACTCGCGGAGGTATCCGCGCCACGGCCGGCCAGCCTCGATGACGGGGAGGGATCCCTGGACTGGTCCACGGGTGATGAGGCCCTGAACACAAAATCTCCCGGGTCTTCGCAGGCCGAACCCACTATCGCTGACCAGAAGGAGCCTGAATCGGGACTTGATGATGACGGCGTCTTGGACTTTTCGCTCGATCTGGGGCGCCCATCGGAGCTCGTGGAAGATACTGAGGGGCGCCTCCCGGACGCCTCGTCGGCCGAAGATGCCCAGGCCGAGTCCGTCGACTTTCAATGGGATCATTCCCTCGAGCCTGCGACCAAGACGGATGCAGGCGCCGCTGATGAGTTCGCGATCCGATTCGACGAAGACGAGACCCAGGACCTGACGGCCCGCGATCTGGAGCTGGGAAATTCAGCACCCGACCAGCGAGCCACCGATGCGCTTCTTGCCGGTGAACTGCCTTTTGAATCCGCGCAGGGCGGGGCGGAGGAGGGCGAGCTGGTGCTCGAGGCCGACGCACACACGGACGGCCAGGCCATTGATACCAAGCTTGATCTGGCGCGCGTCTACATCGATATGGGCGACAAGGACGGTGCGCGCGGGATACTCGAAGAGGTGTGCGCGGAAGGCAGCCCCGCACAGCGCGCGCTCGCGGAACAACTGATGGGGACGTTCGCTTAG
- a CDS encoding dihydrofolate reductase: MRLALLVAVARNGTIGRDNGLPWHLPDDLRRFRALTLGKTVIMGRKTHESLPGTLPGRHSIVVSRDRRYEAAREDAEVVGSLDDALGRARSTEVFIIGGASLYAQTLARADRLYLTEIDADVTGDAFFPRYDRADWETLADEAHRADDRHSHAFRFLTLERRTRAPGGG, encoded by the coding sequence ATGAGGCTAGCACTTCTCGTCGCGGTGGCGCGCAATGGCACCATCGGTCGCGACAATGGCCTCCCCTGGCACCTGCCGGACGACCTGCGCCGGTTCCGGGCGCTTACGCTTGGCAAGACCGTCATCATGGGCCGCAAGACCCATGAATCACTACCGGGCACCCTGCCGGGCCGGCACAGCATCGTTGTATCGCGGGATAGGAGGTACGAGGCAGCAAGAGAGGACGCGGAGGTCGTCGGTTCCCTGGACGACGCCTTGGGGCGGGCACGCTCCACGGAAGTGTTCATCATTGGTGGGGCGAGTCTCTACGCGCAAACCCTGGCCCGCGCCGACCGCCTCTATCTGACGGAGATCGACGCCGATGTGACGGGCGACGCCTTCTTTCCCCGGTATGACCGCGCCGATTGGGAGACGCTTGCCGATGAGGCGCATCGCGCGGATGACCGCCACTCCCATGCCTTCCGCTTTCTGACCCTCGAACGACGCACCCGCGCTCCGGGGGGCGGCTAA
- a CDS encoding thymidylate synthase yields MRAYLELMRHILDHGVAKGDRTGTGTLSVFGYQMRFALDEGFPLVTTKRLHLRSIIHELLWFLKGDTNIHYLHEQGVHIWDEWADAGGDLGPIYGAQWRSWPAADGQAIDQIRDVVETIRRDPDSRRLVVSAWNVAALPRMRLAPCHALFQFYVADGRLSCQLYQRSADVFLGVPFNIASYALLTHMVAHVTGLRVGDFIHTLGDAHLYRNHVDQAREQLARVPRPLPRLVLNPDVADLFAFRFEDIEIRGYDPHPAIKAPVAV; encoded by the coding sequence ATGCGAGCCTACCTGGAGCTTATGCGTCATATTCTCGACCACGGGGTCGCCAAAGGTGACCGCACCGGGACCGGGACTTTGAGCGTATTCGGGTACCAGATGCGCTTTGCGCTCGACGAGGGCTTCCCGCTCGTCACGACCAAGCGTCTGCATCTACGTTCCATCATCCACGAGCTGCTGTGGTTCCTCAAGGGGGACACCAACATCCATTACTTGCACGAGCAGGGAGTCCACATCTGGGATGAATGGGCGGACGCCGGTGGCGACCTGGGGCCCATCTATGGCGCCCAGTGGCGCTCGTGGCCGGCCGCGGATGGTCAGGCCATCGACCAGATTCGTGATGTCGTCGAGACGATCCGGCGCGATCCCGACTCCCGCCGGCTCGTCGTATCGGCATGGAACGTGGCGGCCCTGCCGCGCATGCGGCTTGCCCCGTGTCACGCGCTCTTCCAGTTCTATGTCGCTGATGGCCGGCTTTCGTGCCAGCTCTACCAGCGCAGCGCCGACGTCTTTCTCGGCGTGCCGTTCAATATCGCCTCCTACGCGCTTCTTACGCACATGGTGGCGCATGTCACCGGCCTTCGCGTCGGCGATTTCATTCACACGCTGGGCGATGCGCATCTCTATCGTAACCATGTCGACCAGGCACGTGAGCAGCTCGCGCGCGTACCGCGCCCGTTGCCGCGGCTTGTGCTGAACCCCGATGTCGCCGATCTGTTTGCGTTTCGCTTCGAGGATATCGAGATCCGCGGCTACGACCCCCACCCGGCCATCAAGGCCCCGGTCGCGGTATGA
- a CDS encoding SET domain-containing protein, whose protein sequence is MIYVRESPQHGRGVFAGECIAAGTTLIRFGGPLLMRAQVDFGDYHLQVGDDLYLGPSGAADDFVNHSCAPNAGFADGLALKALRDIAAHEEITWDYSCAIDEADFPGFPCACGAVSCRGLVRSFRHLEPTVRERLRPWALPYLRDRYRA, encoded by the coding sequence TTGATCTATGTCCGTGAAAGCCCGCAGCATGGGCGCGGTGTATTCGCCGGCGAATGTATTGCGGCAGGTACTACGCTGATCCGGTTTGGCGGGCCGCTCCTGATGCGCGCGCAGGTCGATTTTGGGGACTATCACCTGCAGGTGGGAGACGATCTCTATCTGGGCCCCTCCGGCGCGGCCGACGATTTCGTGAACCATTCGTGCGCGCCGAACGCGGGCTTCGCTGACGGCTTGGCGCTCAAGGCCTTGCGCGATATCGCCGCCCACGAGGAGATCACATGGGACTATTCCTGCGCCATAGACGAGGCGGATTTTCCGGGATTTCCATGCGCCTGCGGGGCCGTATCGTGCCGCGGTCTGGTGCGCTCTTTTCGCCATCTCGAGCCCACGGTCCGCGAGCGGTTGCGCCCCTGGGCGCTGCCTTATCTGCGTGATCGCTACCGCGCATAG